From a region of the Arvicanthis niloticus isolate mArvNil1 chromosome 6, mArvNil1.pat.X, whole genome shotgun sequence genome:
- the Rangrf gene encoding ran guanine nucleotide release factor, with product MEPTRNCPLFGGAFSAILPTGAIDVSDLRPVPDNQEVFCHPVTDQSLIIELLELQAHVQGEAAARYHFEDVGGVQGARAVHVLSVQPLCLENLSLRGCCQDAWFLSGKQQVAKENQQVAKDVTLHQALLRLPQYQTDLLLTFNQPPCHSRSLGPENLLSCPPWSLGNFEQLVTSLTLHDPNLFGPQ from the exons ATGGAGCCCACCAGAAACTGTCCACTGTTCGGAGGCGCCTTCTCCGCCATCCTCCCCACAGGGGCCATTGATGTGAG TGACCTCCGACCGGTGCCAGACAACCAAGAAGTTTTCTGCCATCCTGTGACCGACCAGAGTCTGATCATAGAACTTCTGGAGCTGCAGGCCCACGTGCAGGGCGAAGCGGCTGCGCG GTACCATTTTGAGGACGTTGGCGGGGTGCAGGGGGCTAGGGCTGTGCACGTGCTATCTGTGCAGCCTCTCTGTTTGGAGAACTTATCCCTGAGAGGCTGCTGTCAAGATGCCTGGTTCCTTTCTGGCAAGCAGCAGGTAGCTAAAGAAAACCAGCAG GTAGCAAAGGATGTCACACTGCATCAGGCCTTGCTTCGGCTGCCCCAGTATCAGACTGATCTTTTGCTCACCTTCAATCAGCCCCC GTGTCACAGCAGGTCTCTTGGCCCTGAAAATCTGTTGTCATGTCCACCTTGGAGCCTGGGTAACTTTGAACAGCTGGTAACTAGTTTGACTCTTCATGATCCCAACCTCTTTGGTCCCCAGTAA
- the Slc25a35 gene encoding solute carrier family 25 member 35 isoform X3 translates to MNGIRLGTYGLAESQGYLRTNEGIHSPVRSAAAGALAGVMGAYLGSPIYMVKTHLQAQAASEIAVGHQYKHQGMFQALTEIGQKHGLVGLWRGAVGGLPRVVIGSSTQLCTFSSTKDLLSQWEIFPPQSWKVALAAAMVSGVAVVLAMTPFDVASTRLYNQPTDTQGKGLMYRGILDALLQTARTEGFFGMYKGIGASYFRLGPHTILSLFFWDQLRSLYNTYAK, encoded by the exons ATGAATGGCATCCGACTGGGCACCTACGGGCTGGCAGAGTCTCAGGGTTATCTTCGCACTAATGAAGGCATCCACAGTCCTGTCCGCAGCGCCGCAGCTGGAGCCCTTGCTGGGGTCATGGGAGCTTATCTGGGAAGCCCAATCTACATG GTGAAGACACACCTACAGGCACAGGCAGCCTCTGAAATTGCTGTAGGGCACCAGTATAAGCATCAG GGCATGTTTCAGGCACTAACCGAGATTGGCCAGAAACATGGTCTAGTGGGGTTGTGGCGTGGGGCCGTGGGCGGCCTGCCCAGAGTTGTCATCGGCTCCTCCACCCAGCTGTGCACCTTCTCATCTACCAAGGACCTCTTGAGCCAGTGGGAG ATCtttcctccccagagctggaagGTAGCTCTGGCGGCTGCCATGGTGAGTGGTGTGGCAGTAGTCCTGGCCATGACACCCTTTGATGTAGCCAGCACAAGGCTTTATAATCAACCCACTGATACTCAAGGCAAG GGCCTCATGTACCGGGGGATCCTGGACGCTCTGCTGCAGACAGCTCGGACAGAGGGCTTCTTTGGCATGTACAAGGGTATAGGTGCTTCCTATTTTCGCCTCGGCCCCCACActatcctctccctcttcttctgggATCAGCTGCGCTCCTTGTACAACACATATGCTAAATAA
- the Slc25a35 gene encoding solute carrier family 25 member 35 isoform X2 has translation MDFLMSGVAACGACVFTNPLEVVKTRMQLQGELQAPGTYQRHYRNVFHAFFTIGKVDGLAALQKGLGPALLYQFLMNGIRLGTYGLAESQGYLRTNEGIHSPVRSAAAGALAGVMGAYLGSPIYMVKTHLQAQAASEIAVGHQYKHQIFPPQSWKVALAAAMVSGVAVVLAMTPFDVASTRLYNQPTDTQGKGLMYRGILDALLQTARTEGFFGMYKGIGASYFRLGPHTILSLFFWDQLRSLYNTYAK, from the exons ATGGACTTCTTGATGAGTGGTGTGGCAGCCTGCGGGGCCTGTGTGTTCACCAATCCCCTGGAGGTTGTGAAGACAAGAATGCAATTGCAGGGAGAACTGCAGGCCCCAGGCACCTACCAGCGCCATTACCGAAATGTCTTCCACGCCTTCTTCACCATTGGCAAGGTGGATGGCCTAGCTGCCCTGCAGAAGGGCCTAGGCCCCGCGCTCTTGTACCAGTTCCTGATGAATGGCATCCGACTGGGCACCTACGGGCTGGCAGAGTCTCAGGGTTATCTTCGCACTAATGAAGGCATCCACAGTCCTGTCCGCAGCGCCGCAGCTGGAGCCCTTGCTGGGGTCATGGGAGCTTATCTGGGAAGCCCAATCTACATG GTGAAGACACACCTACAGGCACAGGCAGCCTCTGAAATTGCTGTAGGGCACCAGTATAAGCATCAG ATCtttcctccccagagctggaagGTAGCTCTGGCGGCTGCCATGGTGAGTGGTGTGGCAGTAGTCCTGGCCATGACACCCTTTGATGTAGCCAGCACAAGGCTTTATAATCAACCCACTGATACTCAAGGCAAG GGCCTCATGTACCGGGGGATCCTGGACGCTCTGCTGCAGACAGCTCGGACAGAGGGCTTCTTTGGCATGTACAAGGGTATAGGTGCTTCCTATTTTCGCCTCGGCCCCCACActatcctctccctcttcttctgggATCAGCTGCGCTCCTTGTACAACACATATGCTAAATAA
- the Slc25a35 gene encoding solute carrier family 25 member 35 isoform X1, whose protein sequence is MDFLMSGVAACGACVFTNPLEVVKTRMQLQGELQAPGTYQRHYRNVFHAFFTIGKVDGLAALQKGLGPALLYQFLMNGIRLGTYGLAESQGYLRTNEGIHSPVRSAAAGALAGVMGAYLGSPIYMVKTHLQAQAASEIAVGHQYKHQGMFQALTEIGQKHGLVGLWRGAVGGLPRVVIGSSTQLCTFSSTKDLLSQWEIFPPQSWKVALAAAMVSGVAVVLAMTPFDVASTRLYNQPTDTQGKGLMYRGILDALLQTARTEGFFGMYKGIGASYFRLGPHTILSLFFWDQLRSLYNTYAK, encoded by the exons ATGGACTTCTTGATGAGTGGTGTGGCAGCCTGCGGGGCCTGTGTGTTCACCAATCCCCTGGAGGTTGTGAAGACAAGAATGCAATTGCAGGGAGAACTGCAGGCCCCAGGCACCTACCAGCGCCATTACCGAAATGTCTTCCACGCCTTCTTCACCATTGGCAAGGTGGATGGCCTAGCTGCCCTGCAGAAGGGCCTAGGCCCCGCGCTCTTGTACCAGTTCCTGATGAATGGCATCCGACTGGGCACCTACGGGCTGGCAGAGTCTCAGGGTTATCTTCGCACTAATGAAGGCATCCACAGTCCTGTCCGCAGCGCCGCAGCTGGAGCCCTTGCTGGGGTCATGGGAGCTTATCTGGGAAGCCCAATCTACATG GTGAAGACACACCTACAGGCACAGGCAGCCTCTGAAATTGCTGTAGGGCACCAGTATAAGCATCAG GGCATGTTTCAGGCACTAACCGAGATTGGCCAGAAACATGGTCTAGTGGGGTTGTGGCGTGGGGCCGTGGGCGGCCTGCCCAGAGTTGTCATCGGCTCCTCCACCCAGCTGTGCACCTTCTCATCTACCAAGGACCTCTTGAGCCAGTGGGAG ATCtttcctccccagagctggaagGTAGCTCTGGCGGCTGCCATGGTGAGTGGTGTGGCAGTAGTCCTGGCCATGACACCCTTTGATGTAGCCAGCACAAGGCTTTATAATCAACCCACTGATACTCAAGGCAAG GGCCTCATGTACCGGGGGATCCTGGACGCTCTGCTGCAGACAGCTCGGACAGAGGGCTTCTTTGGCATGTACAAGGGTATAGGTGCTTCCTATTTTCGCCTCGGCCCCCACActatcctctccctcttcttctgggATCAGCTGCGCTCCTTGTACAACACATATGCTAAATAA
- the Arhgef15 gene encoding rho guanine nucleotide exchange factor 15 isoform X1, whose product MSAQSLPAATPPTLKPPRIIRPRPPSRHRAPHSPGPPHNGSSPKTLPQISNDASASVCTSIFWEPPTASLKPPALLPPSVSRASLDSQTSPDSPSSTPSPSPVSRRSISPEPAPCSPVPPPKPSGSSRTPLPLGSMPLQDGSASAPGTVRRLAGKFEWGAEGKAQSSDSLERCSQGSTDVNGEKETPQVVLSGNGSQENGTPDAALACPPCCPCVCHVAKPGLELRWVPVGSSDDILRVPCRASPLRASRSRINAPVISHPPVVLTSYRSTAERKLLPPLKPPKPTRVRQDTSTSGELPQPDLELPSEDGIQTATKAWEGDRPEEAPQNAPPVALEGREEEGLDGLKELQWELPLQDEPLYQTYRAAVLSEELWGVGEDGGPSPANPGEAPTFSRLPGPRNTLWQELPAVRGSGLLESLSPQERRMQESLFEVVTSEASYLRSLRLLTDTFVLSQALRDTLTPRDHHTLFSNVQRVQSVSERFLGTLLSRVRSSPHITDLCDVVHAHAVGPFSVYVDYVRNQQYQEETYSRLMDTNVRFSAELRRLQSLPKCERLPLPSFLLLPFQRITRLRMLLQNILSQTEEGSSRQENAQKALGAVSKIIERCSAEVGRMKQTEELIRLTQRLRFHKVKALPLVSWSRRLELQGELTELGCRRGGVLFTSRPRFTPLCLLLFSDLLLITQPKSGQRLQVLDYAHRSLVQAQQVPDPSGPPTFRLSLLSNHQGRPTHRLLQAASLSDMQRWLGAFPTPGPLPCSPDTIYEDCECSQELCSEPSTPSKTEGQSLESKAPRKHLHKNPEGWLKGLPGAFPAQLVCEVTGEHERRKHLRQHQKLLETVGPSSGTPDTPQP is encoded by the exons ATGTCAGCTCAGTCTCTTCCTGCAGCAACGCCCCCTACCCTGAAGCCCCCTCGGATCATCCGCCCCCGACCCCCATCTCGGCATAGGGCTCCACATTCCCCGGGGCCTCCCCATAATGGCTCCTCTCCGAAAACACTTCCTCAAATATCCAATGATGCCTCAGCCTCAGTGTGCACCTCCATCTTCTGGGAGCCTCCCACGGCTTCCCTAAAGCCCCCTGCTCTTCTGCCCCCCTCGGTTTCTAGAGCCAGCCTGGACTCTCAGACTTCCCCTGATTCGCCTTCCAGCACACCGAGTCCCAGTCCAGTGTCCCGGCGCTCCATCTCCCCAGAACCAGCTCCCTGCTCTCCTGTGCCCCCACCCAAGCCCTCTGGGTCTTCCCGAACACCTCTGCCCTTGGGCTCTATGCCTCTACAGGATGGCTCTGCCTCAGCCCCTGGCACAGTTCGCAGACTGGCGGGCAAGTTTGAATGGGGAGCTGAAGGCAAGGCCCAGTCCTCAGACTCCCTGGAGCGGTGCTCCCAGGGGAGCACCGATGTGAATGGGGAGAAAGAGACTCCCCAAGTCGTCCTTTCCGGGAATGGGTCCCAGGAGAACGGCACTCCCG ATGCTGCCCTGGCTTGCCCTCCATGCTGCCCCTGTGTCTGCCATGTAGCAAAGCCTGGCCTGGAGCTCCGATGGGTGCCTGTGGGGAGTTCTGATGACATCCTCAGGGTCCCCTGCCGAGCATCCCCACTCCGGGCCTCCCGCTCCCGCATCAACGCTCCAGTCATCAGTCACCCTCCAGTTGTACTCACATCCTATCGCTCCACTGCGGAGCGCAAGCTCCTACCTCCCCTCAAGCCCCCCAAGCCAACTAGAGTCAGACAGGATACCAGCACCTCTGGGGAGCTTCCACAGCCGGACCTGGAACTGCCTTCAGAAGATGGGATCCAAACAGCTACAAAGGCCTgggaag GGGACAGACCTGAAGAAGCTCCTCAGAATGCTCCTCCTGTAGCCTTGGAGGGAAG ggaggaggaaggactgGATGGCCTGAAGGAGCTGCAGTGGGAGCTGCCCCTGCAGGACG AACCTTTATACCAGACTTACCGAGCAGCTGTGCTGTCAGAGGAGCTGTGGGGTGTGGGTGAGGATGGGGGTCCCTCTCCAGCTAATCCTGGAGAAGCTCCCACCTTCTCCAGGCTCCCTGGACCTCGAAACACTCTGTGGCAGGAGCTCCCGGCTGTGCGAGGCAGTGGTCTCTTAGAGAGTCTAAGCCCCCAGGAAAGGCGCATGCAGGAG AGCCTGTTTGAGGTGGTGACATCAGAGGCCTCCTATCTGCGCTCGCTGAGGCTGCTGACCGACACCTTCGTCCTGAGCCAGGCTCTCCGGGACACACTCACTCCTCGGGATCATCATACGCTTTTCTCCAACGTGCAGCGAGTCCAGAGTGTCAGCGAGCG GTTTCTAGGAACACTGCTGTCTCGCGTTCGTTCTTCCCCACACATCACTGACCTGTGTGACGTGGTGCACGCCCATGCAGTCGGTCCTTTCTCCGTGTATGTGGATTATGTACGGAACCAGCAGTATCAGGAGGAGACGTATAGCCGCCTTAT GGATACAAACGTGCGCTTCTCTGCGGAGCTGCGGAGGCTGCAGAGTCTCCCCAAATGTGAGCGGCTCCCGCTGCCCTctttcctgctgctgcctttCCAGCGCATCACCAGGCTCCGGATGCTGTTGCAG AACATCCTAAGCCAGACAGAGGAGGGGTCCAGTCGTCAGGAGAATGCCCAGAAGGCCCTGGGTGCTGTGAGCAAG ATCATTGAGCGCTGCAGCGCTGAGGTAGGGCGCATGAAGCAGACCGAAGAGCTAATCCGGCTCACCCAAAGGTTGCGCTTCCACAAAGTCAAG GCTCTACCCCTGGTCTCCTGGTCACGGCGCCTGGAATTGCAGGGGGAGCTGACCGAGCTGGGGTGTCGGAGGGGGGGTGTGCTCTTCACTTCCCGCCCGCGCTTCACTCCCCTCTGCCTACTGCTCTTCAGTGACCTGCTGCTTATCACTCAGCCCAAGAG TGGGCAGCGGCTGCAGGTTCTGGACTATGCCCATCGCTCCCTGGTGCAGGCCCAGCAGGTTCCTGACCCATCTGGACCCCCTACATTTCGCCTCTCCCTTCTCAGCAACCACCAGGGCCGCCCCACCCACAGGCTACTCCAAGCAGCCTCACT GTCAGACATGCAGCGGTGGCTGGGAGCCTTCCCCACCCCAGGTCCCCTTCCCTGTTCCCCAGACACCATCTACGAGGACTGTG AGTGTTCTCAGGAGCTATGTTCAGAGCCATCTACACCTTCCAAGACTGAGGGGCAAAGTCTAGAGTCCAAGGCTCCCCGAAAGCATCTCCACAAGAATCCAGAAG GTTGGCTTAAGGGGCTTCCTGGAGCCTTTCCTGCCCAACTGGTGTGTGAAGTCACAGGAGAACATGAAAGGAGGAAGCATCTTCGCCAGCATCAGAAACTCCTGGAGACTGTAGGACCCTCTTCAGGCACTCCTGACACCCCTCAACCTTAG
- the Arhgef15 gene encoding rho guanine nucleotide exchange factor 15 isoform X2, whose product MSAQSLPAATPPTLKPPRIIRPRPPSRHRAPHSPGPPHNGSSPKTLPQISNDASASVCTSIFWEPPTASLKPPALLPPSVSRASLDSQTSPDSPSSTPSPSPVSRRSISPEPAPCSPVPPPKPSGSSRTPLPLGSMPLQDGSASAPGTVRRLAGKFEWGAEGKAQSSDSLERCSQGSTDVNGEKETPQVVLSGNGSQENGTPDAALACPPCCPCVCHVAKPGLELRWVPVGSSDDILRVPCRASPLRASRSRINAPVISHPPVVLTSYRSTAERKLLPPLKPPKPTRVRQDTSTSGELPQPDLELPSEDGIQTATKAWEGDRPEEAPQNAPPVALEGREEEGLDGLKELQWELPLQDEPLYQTYRAAVLSEELWGVGEDGGPSPANPGEAPTFSRLPGPRNTLWQELPAVRGSGLLESLSPQERRMQESLFEVVTSEASYLRSLRLLTDTFVLSQALRDTLTPRDHHTLFSNVQRVQSVSERFLGTLLSRVRSSPHITDLCDVVHAHAVGPFSVYVDYVRNQQYQEETYSRLMDTNVRFSAELRRLQSLPKCERLPLPSFLLLPFQRITRLRMLLQNILSQTEEGSSRQENAQKALGAVSKIIERCSAEVGRMKQTEELIRLTQRLRFHKVKALPLVSWSRRLELQGELTELGCRRGGVLFTSRPRFTPLCLLLFSDLLLITQPKRPSRFLTHLDPLHFASPFSATTRAAPPTGYSKQPHCQTCSGGWEPSPPQVPFPVPQTPSTRTVSVLRSYVQSHLHLPRLRGKV is encoded by the exons ATGTCAGCTCAGTCTCTTCCTGCAGCAACGCCCCCTACCCTGAAGCCCCCTCGGATCATCCGCCCCCGACCCCCATCTCGGCATAGGGCTCCACATTCCCCGGGGCCTCCCCATAATGGCTCCTCTCCGAAAACACTTCCTCAAATATCCAATGATGCCTCAGCCTCAGTGTGCACCTCCATCTTCTGGGAGCCTCCCACGGCTTCCCTAAAGCCCCCTGCTCTTCTGCCCCCCTCGGTTTCTAGAGCCAGCCTGGACTCTCAGACTTCCCCTGATTCGCCTTCCAGCACACCGAGTCCCAGTCCAGTGTCCCGGCGCTCCATCTCCCCAGAACCAGCTCCCTGCTCTCCTGTGCCCCCACCCAAGCCCTCTGGGTCTTCCCGAACACCTCTGCCCTTGGGCTCTATGCCTCTACAGGATGGCTCTGCCTCAGCCCCTGGCACAGTTCGCAGACTGGCGGGCAAGTTTGAATGGGGAGCTGAAGGCAAGGCCCAGTCCTCAGACTCCCTGGAGCGGTGCTCCCAGGGGAGCACCGATGTGAATGGGGAGAAAGAGACTCCCCAAGTCGTCCTTTCCGGGAATGGGTCCCAGGAGAACGGCACTCCCG ATGCTGCCCTGGCTTGCCCTCCATGCTGCCCCTGTGTCTGCCATGTAGCAAAGCCTGGCCTGGAGCTCCGATGGGTGCCTGTGGGGAGTTCTGATGACATCCTCAGGGTCCCCTGCCGAGCATCCCCACTCCGGGCCTCCCGCTCCCGCATCAACGCTCCAGTCATCAGTCACCCTCCAGTTGTACTCACATCCTATCGCTCCACTGCGGAGCGCAAGCTCCTACCTCCCCTCAAGCCCCCCAAGCCAACTAGAGTCAGACAGGATACCAGCACCTCTGGGGAGCTTCCACAGCCGGACCTGGAACTGCCTTCAGAAGATGGGATCCAAACAGCTACAAAGGCCTgggaag GGGACAGACCTGAAGAAGCTCCTCAGAATGCTCCTCCTGTAGCCTTGGAGGGAAG ggaggaggaaggactgGATGGCCTGAAGGAGCTGCAGTGGGAGCTGCCCCTGCAGGACG AACCTTTATACCAGACTTACCGAGCAGCTGTGCTGTCAGAGGAGCTGTGGGGTGTGGGTGAGGATGGGGGTCCCTCTCCAGCTAATCCTGGAGAAGCTCCCACCTTCTCCAGGCTCCCTGGACCTCGAAACACTCTGTGGCAGGAGCTCCCGGCTGTGCGAGGCAGTGGTCTCTTAGAGAGTCTAAGCCCCCAGGAAAGGCGCATGCAGGAG AGCCTGTTTGAGGTGGTGACATCAGAGGCCTCCTATCTGCGCTCGCTGAGGCTGCTGACCGACACCTTCGTCCTGAGCCAGGCTCTCCGGGACACACTCACTCCTCGGGATCATCATACGCTTTTCTCCAACGTGCAGCGAGTCCAGAGTGTCAGCGAGCG GTTTCTAGGAACACTGCTGTCTCGCGTTCGTTCTTCCCCACACATCACTGACCTGTGTGACGTGGTGCACGCCCATGCAGTCGGTCCTTTCTCCGTGTATGTGGATTATGTACGGAACCAGCAGTATCAGGAGGAGACGTATAGCCGCCTTAT GGATACAAACGTGCGCTTCTCTGCGGAGCTGCGGAGGCTGCAGAGTCTCCCCAAATGTGAGCGGCTCCCGCTGCCCTctttcctgctgctgcctttCCAGCGCATCACCAGGCTCCGGATGCTGTTGCAG AACATCCTAAGCCAGACAGAGGAGGGGTCCAGTCGTCAGGAGAATGCCCAGAAGGCCCTGGGTGCTGTGAGCAAG ATCATTGAGCGCTGCAGCGCTGAGGTAGGGCGCATGAAGCAGACCGAAGAGCTAATCCGGCTCACCCAAAGGTTGCGCTTCCACAAAGTCAAG GCTCTACCCCTGGTCTCCTGGTCACGGCGCCTGGAATTGCAGGGGGAGCTGACCGAGCTGGGGTGTCGGAGGGGGGGTGTGCTCTTCACTTCCCGCCCGCGCTTCACTCCCCTCTGCCTACTGCTCTTCAGTGACCTGCTGCTTATCACTCAGCCCAAGAG GCCCAGCAGGTTCCTGACCCATCTGGACCCCCTACATTTCGCCTCTCCCTTCTCAGCAACCACCAGGGCCGCCCCACCCACAGGCTACTCCAAGCAGCCTCACT GTCAGACATGCAGCGGTGGCTGGGAGCCTTCCCCACCCCAGGTCCCCTTCCCTGTTCCCCAGACACCATCTACGAGGACTGTG AGTGTTCTCAGGAGCTATGTTCAGAGCCATCTACACCTTCCAAGACTGAGGGGCAAAGTCTAG